One stretch of Rosistilla oblonga DNA includes these proteins:
- a CDS encoding TVP38/TMEM64 family protein — protein sequence MTTDSEPQDESKPSGIGVKIGLLVLVIAIVAIAYTQFGELLSLENLAKQEAQLRAFQSDHPVLVYGAAFLIYVAVAGLSLPGAAVLTLVYGWYFGLARGVVLVSFASTAGATVAFLLSRFLFRDSIQKRFGKRLENFNQSLEKEGPFFLFTLRLIPAVPFFVINAVMGLTPIHVRTFWWVSQLGMLAATVVYVYAGASVPNLQTLADSGIGAVFSPSQLSQIVFAFVLLGLFPLIVRFAMKFIHRGTPQHAVDSPAE from the coding sequence ATGACGACCGACAGTGAACCGCAGGACGAATCCAAGCCGTCTGGAATTGGCGTGAAGATCGGGCTGTTGGTGCTCGTAATCGCTATCGTCGCGATCGCCTACACACAGTTTGGCGAACTATTAAGTTTGGAAAACCTGGCGAAACAGGAGGCTCAGTTGCGGGCGTTCCAGTCCGACCATCCGGTCCTGGTCTACGGAGCCGCTTTTCTAATCTACGTTGCGGTCGCGGGACTTTCGCTGCCTGGTGCGGCGGTACTGACGCTGGTCTATGGTTGGTACTTCGGTCTCGCCCGCGGCGTTGTCTTGGTTAGTTTCGCATCGACGGCGGGAGCCACCGTGGCGTTTCTGTTGAGTCGATTTCTGTTCCGCGATTCGATTCAGAAGCGATTCGGCAAACGGCTCGAGAACTTCAACCAGTCCTTAGAAAAAGAAGGTCCGTTCTTCCTCTTCACGCTGCGGTTGATCCCGGCGGTCCCATTTTTTGTCATCAATGCGGTGATGGGGCTGACGCCGATCCACGTCCGAACCTTTTGGTGGGTCAGCCAGTTGGGGATGTTAGCCGCGACGGTCGTTTATGTTTACGCCGGAGCAAGCGTTCCCAACCTGCAGACACTAGCCGACAGCGGGATCGGCGCGGTCTTTTCGCCTAGTCAACTGTCGCAGATCGTATTCGCATTTGTGCTGTTGGGCCTGTTCCCGCTGATCGTTCGATTTGCGATGAAGTTCATCCATCGTGGCACTCCACAACATGCGGTCGATTCGCCAGCCGAATGA
- the clpB gene encoding ATP-dependent chaperone ClpB translates to MAFRFDKLTHKSQEAVSLAQGLATEAGNPEITPLHLLSSMLDGGQGIVRPMLQKIGVDIDQLTQMLTGELGRLPKSSGGRQSGVGPELQKVFEAAARRAESMKDEFVSSEHLLLAMTDTDNKAKNLLQLVGVGTDDVLAALKEVRGSARVTDQNAEDSYQALEKYGIDLVHLATQGKLDPVIGRDAEIRRVIQVLSRRTKNNPVLIGQPGVGKTAIAEGLALRIVEGDVPTSLKDKRVISLDMGALVAGAKFRGDFEERLKAVLREVKESAGSVILFIDELHLVVGAGKAEGSADAANLLKPELARGSLRCIGATTLDEYRQHIEKDAALERRFQPVFVDEPNVEDTIAILRGLKPRYEAHHGVRITDSALVAAAKLSHRYIADRFLPDKAIDLVDEAASRLAMEKESVPEPIDEVQRRLRQLELAARQLEREEDPSAKSRLDEVNAEMQQQKAELASLREQWEAEKLGLDDVQSIRKQIDQIDHEFRTLDGEIRRKQSSGEAVSETEFQQLYELDKRRSDLTARAEQQAESQAEAPAEADDPAHGARRLLRQDVTDEEIAEVVSAWTGIPVHRMLETERAKLLVMEERLHQQVVGQDAAVAAVSNAVRRSRSGLQDPHRPIGSFLFLGPTGVGKTELCKALARIMFDDPNAMVRLDMSEFMERHSVSRLIGAPPGYVGYEEGGKLTEAVRRRPYCVILLDEMEKAHPDVFNVLLQVLDDGRLTDGQGRTVDFANTVIAMTSNVGSQVIQQIASAGGTETELEEAVQESLKAKFLPEFLNRIDDTIVFQPLRLDQIRKIVRIQLDELAGRLAANEIGLEVTDAAIDAIADRGFDPTYGARPLKREIQRGLENRLATELLRNQYPAGSKVRVDFADSDYTFEMQPADLDVAAE, encoded by the coding sequence ATGGCATTTCGATTTGACAAACTCACTCACAAATCTCAAGAAGCGGTCAGCCTAGCTCAAGGACTGGCGACTGAAGCGGGGAACCCGGAGATCACTCCGCTGCACCTGCTGTCCAGCATGCTCGACGGAGGACAGGGGATCGTTCGCCCGATGCTGCAAAAGATCGGCGTCGATATCGATCAATTGACTCAGATGTTGACCGGCGAATTGGGGCGATTGCCCAAGAGTTCCGGCGGTCGGCAGTCGGGCGTCGGCCCCGAATTGCAGAAGGTCTTCGAAGCGGCGGCCCGACGGGCGGAGTCGATGAAAGATGAATTTGTCAGCAGCGAACATCTGTTGCTGGCGATGACCGATACCGACAACAAAGCCAAGAATCTGTTGCAGCTGGTCGGCGTTGGCACCGACGATGTCTTGGCTGCTCTGAAAGAAGTACGAGGGAGTGCGCGGGTGACCGATCAAAATGCAGAGGACAGCTACCAAGCGTTGGAAAAGTACGGCATCGATCTTGTCCATTTGGCAACGCAGGGCAAGCTGGATCCCGTCATTGGCCGCGACGCGGAGATTCGCCGTGTTATCCAGGTCCTCTCGCGGCGTACCAAAAACAATCCCGTCCTGATCGGGCAACCGGGCGTCGGTAAGACGGCGATCGCCGAGGGGCTTGCACTGCGGATTGTCGAAGGCGATGTCCCGACCAGCCTGAAGGACAAACGCGTGATCTCGTTGGACATGGGTGCACTGGTCGCCGGAGCGAAGTTTCGTGGCGACTTTGAAGAGCGTCTGAAAGCGGTTCTGCGAGAGGTCAAAGAGAGCGCCGGTAGCGTGATTCTGTTCATCGACGAATTGCATCTCGTCGTCGGTGCGGGCAAAGCGGAGGGATCGGCTGACGCCGCCAACCTGCTGAAACCCGAACTGGCTCGCGGTTCGTTGCGCTGCATCGGTGCAACGACTCTCGACGAATATCGCCAGCATATCGAAAAGGACGCGGCTCTTGAGCGGCGGTTCCAGCCTGTCTTCGTCGACGAACCCAACGTGGAAGACACGATCGCGATCCTGCGTGGTTTGAAGCCGCGTTACGAAGCGCACCACGGCGTGCGGATCACCGATTCGGCCTTGGTCGCAGCGGCGAAACTGTCGCATCGCTACATCGCCGATCGGTTCCTGCCCGACAAGGCGATCGATCTGGTCGATGAAGCTGCCAGCCGTTTGGCGATGGAGAAGGAGAGCGTTCCCGAACCGATCGACGAGGTTCAGCGGCGGTTGCGTCAACTGGAACTGGCCGCTCGACAGCTCGAACGCGAAGAGGATCCGTCGGCGAAGTCTCGCTTGGACGAGGTGAACGCGGAGATGCAGCAGCAGAAAGCGGAACTCGCATCGCTTCGCGAACAATGGGAAGCCGAGAAACTGGGACTTGACGATGTTCAGAGCATTCGGAAACAGATCGACCAGATCGATCACGAGTTTCGCACGCTCGATGGCGAGATCCGGCGGAAGCAGTCCAGTGGCGAAGCGGTCTCGGAGACGGAGTTCCAGCAGTTGTATGAACTCGATAAACGTCGCAGCGATCTGACGGCGCGAGCTGAACAGCAAGCCGAGTCACAGGCGGAAGCACCCGCCGAGGCGGACGATCCGGCTCATGGTGCGCGACGCTTGTTGCGGCAGGACGTTACCGACGAAGAGATCGCAGAGGTCGTCAGCGCGTGGACTGGAATTCCCGTCCATCGCATGTTGGAAACCGAACGGGCGAAGCTGTTGGTGATGGAAGAACGTCTGCATCAACAGGTCGTTGGCCAAGATGCTGCCGTCGCGGCGGTCTCCAACGCGGTGCGTCGCAGTCGCAGCGGATTGCAAGATCCGCACCGGCCGATCGGATCGTTCCTGTTCCTCGGGCCAACCGGCGTCGGCAAGACCGAACTCTGCAAGGCTCTGGCTCGGATTATGTTCGACGATCCCAACGCGATGGTCCGCTTGGATATGAGCGAGTTCATGGAACGGCACAGCGTCAGCCGCTTGATCGGTGCACCTCCCGGCTACGTCGGATACGAAGAGGGAGGCAAGTTGACCGAAGCGGTTCGGCGACGTCCCTATTGCGTGATCCTGCTGGACGAGATGGAGAAGGCGCATCCAGACGTCTTTAACGTGCTGTTGCAAGTTCTCGACGACGGGCGGCTGACCGACGGCCAGGGACGGACTGTCGATTTTGCCAACACGGTGATCGCGATGACAAGCAACGTCGGCAGCCAAGTGATCCAACAGATCGCATCGGCTGGCGGGACGGAGACCGAGCTTGAGGAAGCGGTTCAGGAATCGTTGAAAGCGAAATTCCTGCCCGAGTTCCTCAACCGGATCGACGACACGATCGTCTTCCAACCGCTACGGCTCGACCAGATCCGTAAGATCGTCCGGATCCAATTGGATGAATTGGCGGGGAGATTGGCGGCCAACGAGATCGGATTGGAAGTGACCGATGCGGCGATCGACGCGATCGCAGACCGCGGATTCGATCCGACCTACGGAGCGCGTCCGCTGAAGCGAGAGATCCAACGCGGACTCGAAAACCGCTTGGCGACCGAGTTGCTGAGGAACCAATACCCGGCTGGATCGAAGGTTCGAGTCGACTTCGCAGACTCCGACTACACGTTTGAGATGCAACCAGCGGATTTGGACGTCGCGGCGGAATAA
- the pilM gene encoding type IV pilus assembly protein PilM — MASNASVWGIEVGQTALKALRCEIDGGEVVANAFDYIEYPKILSHPEADPEELVRDALQTFLERNETRGYRVAVSVPGQSGLSKFFKPPPVEAKKVGDIVRYEARQQIPFDLDDVVWDFQMMPGSTIEEGYALETEVGLFAMKRDQVYKQLKPFDTAELEVDLIQLAPIAMYNMLAYDRMNDRLEANDFDVENPPTSTVMVSLGTDSTDLIISNGFRVWQRSMPLGGNHFTRQLTKDLKMTFAKAEHLKRNTRDAEDPKLIIQTMRPVFNDLVTEIQRSIGFFQSIHKEATIDKLLLTGNTVKLPGLGPYLGKNLGYTLEVLDGFQRLQGPEVLSSPVFKENQYTFGVCYGLCLQALGLGPIETTLVPKEILTDRIIRAKKPWALACAAALMAGFVGHYLFVQRDWSVVREERWSSAISQSAQPQSYATTHKSTDSDYISKLAYLKNVGQELSGNGERRLIWIEFLTMLDGLMPHHPDYQSPSQYPSPLELPYSKRPDIYIDSIETQYFDDLSEWYTDTIAERYRLEMRNWFRITRREQATEEQRAQFEEELMALTGPEGPGWVVELKGFHYYNDIIGQEAGNHVRKYLTENFLNGAVNIPLTDSNNLITPETFTTKEMGISYPLLLNDPGLEEVKIPNPEYEGAPAGQGGGMMAGAMMGGGGQASTNVFGEVEVAPKDKAAADDGPKQPPSFEAKKYAVTFQFCWQPKSRSLRLQLRAEAEAEAAALAEEEAEAMESEEPANEI, encoded by the coding sequence ATGGCAAGCAATGCGAGTGTATGGGGTATCGAAGTTGGCCAGACAGCTTTAAAAGCCCTTCGCTGCGAGATCGATGGGGGCGAAGTTGTCGCCAACGCCTTCGACTACATCGAATACCCGAAGATCTTGAGCCATCCCGAAGCGGATCCTGAAGAGTTGGTTCGCGACGCACTGCAAACATTTCTCGAGCGGAACGAGACTCGGGGCTATCGCGTTGCCGTCAGCGTCCCCGGACAAAGCGGTCTGTCGAAGTTCTTCAAGCCGCCACCCGTCGAAGCGAAGAAGGTCGGCGACATCGTTCGCTACGAAGCCCGCCAACAGATCCCGTTTGATCTCGATGACGTCGTCTGGGATTTCCAGATGATGCCCGGTAGCACGATCGAAGAGGGCTACGCGTTGGAGACCGAGGTCGGTCTGTTTGCGATGAAACGCGATCAGGTCTACAAGCAACTGAAGCCCTTCGACACCGCCGAGCTCGAAGTCGATCTAATCCAGCTTGCGCCGATCGCGATGTACAACATGCTCGCCTACGATCGGATGAACGATCGCTTGGAAGCAAACGACTTCGACGTCGAGAACCCGCCCACGTCGACCGTGATGGTTTCCTTGGGTACCGATTCGACCGACTTGATCATCAGCAACGGTTTCCGCGTCTGGCAGCGCAGCATGCCGTTGGGCGGTAACCACTTCACGCGCCAGTTGACTAAAGACCTGAAGATGACCTTCGCCAAGGCGGAGCATCTGAAGCGGAACACGCGCGACGCCGAAGATCCGAAGCTGATCATCCAAACGATGCGTCCGGTCTTCAACGATCTGGTCACCGAGATCCAACGCTCGATCGGCTTCTTCCAATCGATCCACAAAGAGGCGACGATCGACAAGTTGTTGTTGACCGGCAACACAGTCAAACTGCCGGGACTGGGACCCTACCTCGGCAAAAACCTCGGCTACACCTTGGAAGTCCTCGACGGTTTCCAACGGCTGCAGGGGCCCGAAGTCCTCTCTTCGCCCGTTTTCAAAGAGAACCAATACACGTTTGGCGTCTGTTACGGGCTGTGCCTGCAGGCGTTGGGGCTGGGCCCGATCGAAACGACGTTGGTCCCGAAGGAGATCCTTACCGATCGGATCATCCGCGCCAAAAAGCCTTGGGCTTTGGCCTGTGCCGCGGCGCTGATGGCTGGCTTTGTCGGGCACTACCTGTTCGTGCAACGCGATTGGTCGGTCGTTCGCGAAGAGCGTTGGTCGTCGGCGATCTCTCAGTCGGCGCAACCGCAATCGTACGCGACGACACACAAGAGCACCGACAGCGATTACATCAGCAAGTTGGCGTATCTGAAAAACGTCGGTCAAGAGTTGTCGGGCAACGGCGAACGGCGGCTGATCTGGATCGAGTTTCTGACGATGCTCGACGGCTTGATGCCGCACCATCCCGATTACCAATCGCCGTCGCAGTACCCCAGCCCGCTGGAACTGCCTTATTCGAAGCGACCCGATATCTACATCGATTCGATCGAAACGCAATACTTCGACGACCTGTCGGAATGGTACACCGATACGATCGCTGAACGTTATCGCTTGGAGATGAGGAACTGGTTCCGGATCACCCGTCGCGAGCAAGCGACCGAGGAACAACGGGCGCAGTTCGAAGAGGAACTGATGGCGTTGACCGGGCCCGAGGGTCCAGGCTGGGTCGTCGAACTCAAAGGCTTCCATTACTACAACGACATCATCGGTCAAGAAGCTGGTAACCACGTTCGAAAATACCTCACCGAGAACTTCTTGAACGGAGCCGTCAACATTCCGTTGACCGATTCGAACAATCTGATCACTCCCGAAACGTTCACGACCAAAGAGATGGGAATCTCTTACCCGTTGCTACTGAACGATCCCGGTTTGGAAGAGGTCAAGATCCCGAATCCCGAATACGAAGGTGCCCCTGCAGGCCAGGGGGGCGGAATGATGGCCGGGGCGATGATGGGGGGCGGTGGACAAGCCAGCACCAACGTGTTTGGCGAAGTCGAAGTCGCCCCCAAGGACAAAGCCGCAGCGGACGACGGCCCCAAGCAACCGCCATCGTTTGAAGCCAAGAAATACGCTGTCACGTTCCAGTTTTGCTGGCAGCCCAAATCGCGATCGCTTAGATTGCAACTGCGGGCTGAAGCGGAAGCCGAAGCTGCGGCGCTAGCCGAAGAAGAAGCCGAGGCGATGGAATCCGAAGAACCCGCGAACGAGATATAG
- a CDS encoding mercuric reductase — MSAPLIQLQPNDEYNQVLEANVHPQQWSNPTPTQPYQLVVVGAGTAGLVTAAGAAGLGARVALVERELMGGDCLNVGCVPSKGVIRAARVAAAVRDAESFGVEVPQGVGFDFGKAMQRMRRLRAQISPNDSAQRFAEMGIDVYFGKASFIDAGTLGVTASDGSVVQLNYKKAVIAAGARASAPPIPGLDSVSYLTNENLFSLTELPKRLGVIGSGPIGSEMAQTFARFGSEVFLFERSEKLLPREDPDAAAVVQKHFEKDGIQMLFGAKDLQVRPADDGAICVQMVQQGKPHEVVVDQLLVAVGRAPNTAGLNLEAVDVKHDQSGIEVDDFLQTTNPRIFAAGDICSKYKFTHAADFQARIVIQNALFSIGPFGKKRASGLTIPWATYTSPEVAHVGLYEHDAKEAGIEIDTYTQHFADVDRAILEGQEDGFVKVHTRRGTDKIVGATIVAENAGDMISEITLAMTAGLGLGKIGSTIHPYPTQAEAIRKLGDQYSRTRLTPLSKKILDILRGINVGS; from the coding sequence ATGTCCGCTCCACTGATCCAACTGCAACCAAACGACGAATACAACCAAGTCCTCGAAGCGAATGTCCATCCACAGCAGTGGAGTAACCCGACACCGACGCAACCGTACCAGTTGGTTGTTGTCGGCGCGGGGACCGCGGGTTTAGTGACCGCCGCCGGCGCGGCGGGGCTGGGAGCACGCGTTGCGTTAGTCGAACGCGAATTGATGGGCGGCGATTGTTTAAACGTCGGCTGTGTCCCGTCGAAAGGCGTGATCCGCGCGGCTCGCGTTGCCGCGGCGGTCCGCGATGCGGAATCCTTCGGCGTCGAAGTGCCTCAGGGCGTGGGATTCGATTTCGGCAAAGCGATGCAGCGGATGCGACGACTGCGGGCACAGATCAGCCCCAACGATTCGGCTCAACGTTTTGCCGAGATGGGCATCGATGTCTACTTTGGTAAGGCGAGCTTTATCGACGCCGGAACCCTGGGCGTAACGGCGTCCGACGGTTCGGTTGTCCAGCTGAACTACAAGAAGGCTGTGATTGCTGCGGGAGCTCGCGCATCGGCACCTCCCATTCCGGGGCTCGACAGCGTCTCCTACCTCACAAACGAGAATCTGTTTTCGTTGACCGAGCTTCCGAAACGGCTGGGAGTGATCGGCAGCGGACCGATCGGCAGCGAAATGGCTCAAACGTTTGCAAGGTTTGGCAGCGAGGTGTTCCTGTTTGAGCGAAGCGAAAAGCTGCTGCCGCGCGAGGATCCCGACGCGGCGGCGGTCGTGCAAAAGCACTTCGAAAAAGATGGCATACAAATGCTGTTCGGGGCCAAAGATCTGCAGGTTCGCCCCGCCGACGACGGTGCGATCTGCGTTCAAATGGTGCAGCAAGGCAAGCCGCACGAAGTCGTCGTCGATCAATTGCTGGTCGCCGTCGGTCGGGCTCCCAATACCGCCGGATTGAACCTGGAAGCTGTCGACGTGAAACACGACCAATCGGGAATCGAAGTCGATGACTTTTTGCAGACCACCAATCCGAGGATCTTTGCCGCCGGCGACATCTGTTCGAAATACAAGTTCACGCACGCCGCCGACTTCCAGGCCCGGATCGTGATCCAAAACGCATTGTTTTCGATCGGGCCGTTTGGAAAAAAGCGAGCCAGTGGACTAACGATCCCGTGGGCGACTTACACCTCGCCGGAAGTCGCTCACGTTGGGCTGTACGAACACGACGCAAAAGAGGCCGGAATCGAAATCGACACCTATACCCAACACTTCGCCGACGTCGACCGTGCGATCTTGGAAGGGCAAGAGGATGGTTTCGTGAAGGTTCACACGCGGCGAGGGACCGACAAAATCGTTGGTGCCACGATCGTCGCGGAGAACGCGGGCGACATGATCTCCGAGATCACCCTGGCGATGACCGCCGGGCTGGGCTTGGGCAAGATCGGCAGCACGATCCACCCCTATCCGACGCAAGCCGAAGCGATTCGCAAACTGGGCGATCAGTACAGCCGCACGCGATTGACGCCGCTGAGCAAAAAGATCCTCGACATCCTCCGCGGCATCAACGTCGGCAGCTGA
- the pheA gene encoding prephenate dehydratase has translation MPRDPERLNAIDTSILDLVAQRIDILRQAGGAELPAEANARIQAAVDRTATDHQIDPERLRTLLRHVASLSAAELEPRRVAYLGPQHSYSHLAALKYFGDAAMLTPESTIAAVFDAVVRGQAAMGIVPVENSTDGRVVDTLGMFVQNPVNICGEVLLPIHHYLLSSTPRDQIVEIYSKPQALSQCRGWLAQHMPDVHLKELSSTAAAAKLAAEQPGVAAIASEAAGREYGLNVIAASIEDNPNNVTRFAVLGGHEPSSSGDDKTALVLQIIHRPGALADVMNVFKTHNLNLTWIESYPMPAGPNEYLFFLELEGHKQDVTVMAAIEDLKALTIRRDVLGSYPRGRETAESKSAAGT, from the coding sequence ATGCCGCGCGACCCCGAACGTCTCAACGCAATCGATACTTCGATCCTCGACCTCGTTGCCCAACGCATCGATATCTTGCGGCAAGCCGGCGGAGCGGAACTGCCAGCGGAAGCCAATGCGCGGATCCAAGCTGCCGTCGATCGAACCGCGACCGACCACCAGATCGATCCCGAGCGACTGCGGACGCTGCTGCGACACGTCGCTAGCCTATCGGCTGCCGAACTCGAACCTCGCCGAGTCGCATACCTCGGGCCACAGCACAGTTACAGCCATCTGGCCGCGCTGAAGTACTTTGGCGACGCCGCGATGTTGACGCCCGAATCGACGATCGCCGCCGTTTTTGATGCCGTCGTCCGCGGCCAAGCTGCCATGGGGATCGTCCCTGTAGAAAATTCGACCGACGGCCGCGTCGTCGATACGCTGGGGATGTTTGTGCAGAATCCCGTCAATATCTGTGGCGAGGTGCTGCTGCCAATCCACCACTATCTGCTGAGCAGCACGCCGAGAGATCAGATCGTCGAGATCTACAGCAAGCCGCAGGCGCTGTCGCAATGCCGTGGTTGGCTTGCACAACATATGCCCGATGTTCATTTAAAGGAGCTTTCGAGCACCGCCGCGGCAGCCAAATTGGCGGCCGAACAGCCTGGTGTTGCCGCGATCGCTAGCGAAGCGGCCGGGCGAGAGTATGGGCTGAACGTGATCGCAGCGAGCATCGAGGACAACCCCAACAACGTCACCCGGTTTGCGGTTTTGGGTGGGCACGAACCGAGTTCTAGCGGCGATGACAAAACGGCACTCGTGCTGCAGATCATCCATCGCCCCGGCGCACTGGCCGATGTGATGAACGTCTTTAAGACCCACAACTTGAATCTGACCTGGATCGAATCGTATCCAATGCCAGCAGGTCCCAACGAGTATCTGTTTTTCCTCGAACTCGAGGGGCATAAACAGGACGTGACCGTGATGGCGGCGATCGAAGACCTGAAGGCTCTTACGATTCGCCGCGATGTGTTGGGATCGTACCCAAGAGGCCGAGAAACGGCCGAGAGCAAATCAGCCGCCGGGACTTAA
- the dnaK gene encoding molecular chaperone DnaK — protein sequence MAQGEKIIGIDLGTTNSVVAIMEGNDPKVIPNAEGNRLTPSVVAFTDKAETIVGEPARRQAVTNPTRTIYSAKRFMGRRHNEVHSEEKIVPYGVTGAESDFVKIKVGDKEYTPQEISAKVLRKLKEASESYLGHKVNKAVITVPAYFNDSQRQATKDAGEIAGLEVMRIINEPTAAAIAYGLDKTKDEKIIVFDLGGGTFDVSVLEVADSGDDESSTRVFQVVSTSGDTHLGGDDFDEALIDYVASEFKKDNAIDLRNDPMALQRLQEACEKAKKELSSLPETDINLPFITMDQSGPKHLTMKVTRAKFEELIAELIQRCRKPVLQALEDAGMKPSDIDEVVLVGGSTRVPKVREVVKEIFGKEPHQGVNPDEVVAIGAAIQGSVLAGDRTDVLLLDVCPLTLGIETEGGVMTPLVERNTTIPVEKKNTFSTAADNQTAVTVRVFQGERKMAAQNRLLGDFNLEGIPPQPRGMPQIEVKFDIDQNGILNVSAKDLNSGKEAKVQIEQSGGLDDSEIERMKKDAEEHADEDRKLFELAEARNKANSLIHESEKQLKENEEKLTDADKEPMNAVIEKVRAAVAGDDAAAITTVTGELEQAWQAFSKVLYEKTGAEGAAAAGASDGEPAASADDDAIDAEFEVKDK from the coding sequence ATGGCACAAGGCGAAAAAATTATTGGTATCGACTTGGGAACCACCAACAGCGTCGTTGCCATCATGGAAGGTAACGATCCTAAGGTGATTCCCAACGCGGAAGGCAACCGTTTGACTCCCAGCGTCGTTGCGTTCACCGACAAAGCGGAGACGATCGTCGGCGAACCTGCTCGTCGCCAAGCGGTGACCAACCCGACGCGGACGATCTATTCGGCCAAGCGATTCATGGGCCGTCGACACAACGAAGTCCATTCCGAAGAGAAGATCGTTCCCTACGGTGTGACCGGCGCAGAATCGGACTTTGTTAAGATCAAGGTCGGCGACAAAGAATACACGCCGCAAGAGATCTCGGCGAAGGTGCTTCGCAAGCTGAAGGAAGCTTCGGAGTCCTACCTAGGCCACAAGGTCAACAAGGCGGTTATCACCGTACCGGCTTACTTTAACGACAGCCAACGTCAAGCGACCAAAGATGCCGGCGAGATCGCTGGTCTCGAGGTAATGCGGATCATCAACGAGCCAACCGCGGCGGCGATCGCTTACGGTCTGGACAAGACGAAAGACGAAAAGATCATCGTCTTCGATCTCGGTGGTGGTACGTTCGACGTGTCGGTTCTTGAAGTTGCCGATTCGGGCGACGACGAGAGTTCGACTCGGGTCTTCCAAGTTGTCAGCACCAGCGGTGACACTCACCTTGGTGGCGATGACTTCGACGAAGCTCTGATCGATTACGTCGCTAGCGAGTTCAAGAAGGACAACGCGATCGATCTGCGTAACGATCCGATGGCACTGCAGCGTTTGCAAGAGGCGTGCGAGAAGGCGAAGAAGGAACTCAGTTCGCTGCCAGAGACCGACATCAACCTGCCATTTATCACGATGGATCAATCCGGTCCCAAGCACCTGACAATGAAGGTGACTCGGGCGAAGTTTGAAGAGTTGATCGCCGAGCTGATCCAACGCTGCCGCAAACCAGTACTGCAAGCGCTCGAAGACGCCGGCATGAAACCGAGCGACATCGACGAAGTCGTTCTGGTTGGTGGTAGCACGCGGGTGCCAAAGGTTCGCGAAGTTGTCAAAGAGATCTTCGGCAAGGAACCACACCAAGGTGTGAACCCCGACGAAGTTGTGGCGATCGGTGCAGCGATCCAAGGCAGTGTCTTGGCCGGCGACCGAACCGACGTTTTGCTGTTGGACGTTTGTCCGCTGACTCTCGGTATCGAAACCGAAGGTGGCGTGATGACTCCACTGGTCGAACGCAACACCACGATCCCCGTCGAAAAGAAGAACACCTTCAGCACCGCTGCGGACAACCAAACCGCGGTTACCGTTCGCGTATTCCAAGGTGAACGGAAGATGGCGGCGCAAAACCGATTGTTGGGCGACTTCAACCTCGAGGGGATCCCACCACAACCACGCGGTATGCCTCAGATCGAAGTCAAATTCGACATTGATCAAAACGGCATCCTGAACGTGAGTGCAAAGGATCTCAATTCGGGCAAAGAAGCCAAGGTTCAGATCGAACAATCGGGCGGTTTGGACGATTCCGAGATCGAACGCATGAAGAAGGACGCCGAAGAGCATGCCGATGAAGATCGCAAGCTGTTCGAGTTGGCCGAAGCTCGTAACAAAGCCAACAGCCTGATTCATGAATCGGAAAAGCAACTCAAGGAAAACGAAGAGAAGCTGACCGATGCCGACAAGGAACCGATGAACGCAGTGATCGAGAAGGTTCGCGCTGCCGTTGCTGGCGACGATGCCGCCGCGATCACCACGGTGACCGGCGAATTGGAGCAAGCTTGGCAGGCGTTCAGCAAGGTGCTTTACGAAAAGACCGGTGCCGAGGGTGCTGCTGCTGCGGGAGCCAGCGATGGCGAACCCGCTGCTTCGGCTGACGACGATGCCATCGATGCGGAGTTCGAAGTGAAAGACAAGTAA